From Fusobacterium varium:
ACTGCATAACATCATTTTTGAGAAGACTTCATTATAATCATTTGACTTTATAACATCTAGATAAGGATGAGCCCCATAATATACAGTAGCCTTTGTAACTTCACATAATTCTTCAGCATTTAGTACTTTTGCATATTCAATAATTTTTTCTAAAGCTTTTTGTTTAAAAGCGCCCATTTCTCCATTCAACATTTTTTTTTCATAATCAGTTAATTTAAGCATTTTTTTCATCTCCTTAATTGTGTTTTATATGTAACCAAATAATTTTGGTAGGAATAGACCAAAAGCAGGTATATAAGTAGTCAAAATTAAAGTAGGAAACCATGCAAAGCAAATCAATGCTATATCTGGTCCAAGCATTTCTTTAACTTCTGCTTTGGAGATTCTTCCAGCTAAATATAATAATGGAGCTGTAGGGGGTGTTACATTTCCCATACCTATATTAACTCCAAGAATTGCTGCAAAATGTATAGGGCTGACTCCTAAAGCTATAATAACAGGAAGTAAAATAGGTGCTGCTAAAATAGTTGCTGAGCAGTCATCCATAATCATACCTAAAATTATCATAAATAAATTAATCATGATGAGAATGATTACTTTTTTTTCAGAAATGGATGTTAAAAATTGTAAAATCATATTTGGCAAATTTTCACTTACATATAACCTACTTAAAATCATAACAGAAAAAAGCATAGCCATAATGACTCCAGCAGTTTCTCCAGCTTGTATAAGAGCTGTTTTAAATGTTATTTTATCTATTTTTTTATAATAAAAAGCTCCAACAGGAACAGCATATATTACAGATAAAGCTGCTGCTTCTGTAGCTGTTAATATTCCACAATAAATAGAGCCTAAAATAATAACTGGCATTAATAAAGCAGGAACAGCACTATCATTTTTCTTTTTAAAATTCTTATTTGTATTTATATTTTCAACTACTTTATCGTAAACTTTTATGTTCGGATTTTTCTTAGCATACCAGCAATTAACCAGGCTTATAAGAATAATTAATAAAATTCCAGGTAAAACTGTTGCTAAAAAACACGCAAGAACTGACTGACCACTTGACCATGCATATAAAATCATTAACATTGATGGTGGAATTAAAATTCCAAGAACTCCAGAACTTGCTAACAAAGCTCCTATTAATCCTTCAGGATATCCATTTCTTTTTAATCTTGGAGTCATTATAGAACCTATACAAGATAAAGTTGCAGATGAACTTCCAGAAACAGCCCCGAAAACAGCACAAGATACTACAGCAACTATTCCAAGGCTTCCTTTAACTTTTCCTACACGTTTTTCAACAGTTCCTATTAGTTTTTCTCCGATTCCACCATTATCCATGATTGAACCTGCAAGAACAAATAATGGGATTGTAAGCAATAGAATAGAATTTATTTTATTATATCCATAAACCATTAAAAAAGATGGATCATAGTCACCTAAAAAACAAATACTTCCAGCAGAGGCTAAAAAAGCTAATGGGATAGGCATTCCTATAATTAACATAATTAATAAAATTATTAAAGCAACAGCAATTATCATATATATTTCACCTCACTATAATCTTATGAAGAAAAAGTTTTTAAATTTTTAAAGTTATTTATTACATCTCTTATCAGGTATATATCCCATATAAAGAATGAAATAAAAATAGGAATTTGACCTATTATATTAGGTAATTTAAAAACATTAGATGCTGCTCCCATATCAGCAGACCATGAAACATATTTATAGCACCAAAAAGTGACAATAACTGCTATAAATAGAGCTATTAGATTTTTAATTAGGCTGAAAATTTGTAAAGTCTTTTGATTTTTGATAAAAATACTTAACATATTAGCATCAATATGAGAATTTTTTTTTGCTGCAACAGCACTTCCAGTAAAATATAACCAAAATGATATAAATAAAATTATTTCTTCAGAGCCATAAAAGTCAATTTTAAAAATGTAACGCATCATAGCACCGATAAAAATAAGTAAACACACTGCAATACCAGTAATGATAAGTATTATATTTTCTATATTTTCTAGGAAATCATCTAATTTTTTAAGCATATTTCCTCCTTTATAAAATGAAGATATAAAAATCTTTATTTTAAATTTATAATAAATTTATTTGAACAGTATAGGTTAGTAGTTTTCTAATTGGTAAATTGATGTACTTTATTTTGTGAATTAGGTAGAAAGCAGAGTGAGGATATATTTAGTAGAAAAATTTTATGAATGTTAAGTTAAAAAAAATAATTATTATACCTTTATCTGGCAAAACTTTTATAGACTATAGTCTTAAATCATATTTTTGATTTAATTATGTATACTGGGTTTGAATCTACCAATTTTAGCCTTAATTTTAATAATTCTGTATTGAATATTGTTATTTAAAAACAAACCCAGCAGCATAAGTTTTTAATTAAAAATTATTGTAGATTATTAATAATTTTAGAATATTAAATTTATTTTTACTCCATGCTTTTCAAAAGATTGTCCATAAACTTTTTAGATGTGTGTTTTGTAAGTTTTGGCCATACTTTTTCTCTAATAGTTTTAGCAAAATTAGCTTTTTCTTCATCACTGAATTTAATAACTTTTATTCCTGTATCCTCCATAAGTTTCATATATTTTTCTTCATCTGTTTTAGCAAGAACAAGACTTTCCTTACATTTATTTTGAATAATTTTGGTAATTGCTACTTGATCTTCTGGAAGAAGAGAATTAAATTTATTTTCATTCATAAAAATTTGAGTAGCTTCTTGAGTCATTTGATAGTGATAATAATATTTTATAACATCACGGAAATATAGATAGTTTAAATTAGGTGGTCCTCCTACCCAACCATTAACTGTACCAGTCTGCATGGAAGTATAAGTATCAGAATATGCAATAGTAGATGTTCTAAAACCTAATTCTTTAGCAGGTAATGCAAAGTTATCAAGTCCAGGAATACGAACAATAACATCTTTTTCTTTTCCTGGGATAGCTGGATCTTTTATCTCTTTAGTTACACCTATACCAGAAAATCCTTCACAGTAAAAACCAAAACTATGTAAACCTAATTTTTTAGCACTTTCAGATACAGTTTTAAATAGATAGTTATCTGGGGCATAAGCCTTTTCCAATTCTTCATAATTAGAACCTAAATAGGGAAGCATAGCTCCAGACATTTTAGGATCATAGGTTTCAACAGCTGTAATATGAGCCATATCTATTGTCCCCATCATAGTTTCTTCAAATATACTAGTATAATCCCCCAAAGAGCTGTCTGTATAAAGTTCTACTTTTACTCTTCCTTCAGTCGCTTTATTTATTTCTTCGCATATTTCTCTGTCAGCATTTGAAGCTGTTGAGTCACTTGGATGTTGATTTGCGAATTTTAAAACAACTGGTTTAAAATTACCTGCATCTTTTGCATAAGTAAGAGAGCCTAAAATAAAAAAGCCAGTTAAAAAAATTGATACTGCATTTTTGAATTTCATTTTTTACCTCCTTGATATTTTAATAAAAGCGCTTTATTCATTAATAACGAATTCCATTTTCATAAAAAAGATTTCCTGGAAATTCACTATAATTAACTTGGATAAAATCATATCCTTTTGTTTTAAAAAAATTAGTTATTTCCATTGCTAATTTATCACATATTTCTTGAGGACGAGGCATCCAGTATATTTCTACAATTATAATATTTTTTTCTTTACCAGAAATATATTCTATAGGATTATAAAAAATTTTAATATAATCAATAGAGGTGTTAGATGTATTAAAGATGATATTGGTTAAATTGCTAGAAAATTCTATAATTTTTTCTTTGGAAACTCCACTTATTTTAAGATGTGGCATAGTAACCTCCTTTTTTTATTATTATAAAATAAATTTTTATATATATAAAATCTTTTATAATTTATTAATACTATTAAAAATACAAAAAGTCAAGTAAAATAACTATTTTTTTATAAATTGAACATTTTAATATTAATAAAATGCTGAAAAAATTTTATATTTATAAAATTTTTGTTTTTATTTTTAAAAGTATTTTTAGGATATAAAAAAAATAAAATGTGATATAATATGTTTGAATAATTATAACAATACTGAAAAGGGGTAAAAAATGGATGAAAAAATAGGCGCTCTTTTAAAAAGAATAAGAAAACAACATAAAACTACATTGCAGGAACTAGCTTTTAAATCTGGGTTATCAATAAGTTATTTAAGCCTATTGGAAAGAGGCCTTAACAGTCCTACAATCGAAAGCTTAAATAAAATTTGTCAATGCCTTGGAATAACCCTTACAGATTTACTTTTAAATTTAAATGCTGAAAAGCTTTTAGTTGAAAAAAAGGATAGAAGAATTATATTTGATAATAAAGGAGTACGTTATGAAACAATAACAGAGGGAAATAGACATATGAAAGGAACTGCTATGATAGTATCAGACAAAGTTCTGCATATTTCAGAATCTCATATAGCAGATGAAATTGGATATATGGTACAAGGAGTTTTAGAATTGAATTTAAAAGGAGTTATTTATGAAATGCATCCTGGAGATACAATCTATATTCCAGCAAATACTAAGCACTCTTTTAAAAAATTGAGTGATGATGATTCTATAAGTATTTGGGTATATCATAATGTAGCTTTAGAAAATTTACCATCTGCTTTTAAATAAAAATATAAGAATTTGAAAAATTATAGATGAGGTGTAAAAAATAGAAAATAATATCATAGAGGATAATAAAAAAGCTGCTTATAAGCAGCTTTTTTATCTTTCTATCCCATCTCTAGCCATTACACCTATATTATAATAATGTTTTATTTCCTTCATTTCAGTAACTAGATCAGCGCAATCTATGATTCTTTGAGGAGCATATCTTCCAGTCAGGACAAGTTCAACATTTTCAGGTTTTAATTCTATAAGAGCCAGTATTTCATCTTCAGTAACTAAACCAAAAAAATGAGCTACACATATTTCATCTAATATAACAAGTTCATAATCTCCACAGACAAGAGCTTCTTTAGCTCTTTTTAGTCCAGCTTTAGCTTTTTCTATATCTATCTGCTGTACATGTTCTTTAGAAATTATGCAGTTTTCTGTTCCAAATCTTTCTATAATAATATTATCCAATTTAGCAAATGTCCGAAGTTCACCATATTCTTGCCCTTTCATAAATTGCCCAATATAGACATGGTACCCATTTCCAAGTGCTCTCACAGCCAAGCCAAGAGCAGCAGTAGTTTTTCCTTTTCCGTTTCCTGTATATACTTGAGTGTATCTTTTCATAATAATTCCTCCTTTGGAAAAAGTTATGTTGAAAATCTGCATATTTAAAGAATATCACAAAAAAGAAGACATAACAAGGAATTATATTACTTTGACTTTTTGGAGGATAAATTATATAATTTTTTATATAAGTCTTTAAAAAGGAGTGATGAAAATGACTAGAGAGAAATATTTTAAAGATTTAAAAAAGAGAATTGATGAGGTTTATTTGGATTTTCATAAATCAGGAAAAGAAAAAATGGCAGAGCTTGAAGAGATAAAAAAGATAATTTTAGATGAGAATGTAAGAGATGAATATTTTGAAGACTTAAAAAAGTATATAGAAATAAAGCTTGAATCAATTGGAGCTTTATAGTAAGAGAGAGCAGGCTGAAAATTATGACAGGTCTGCTTTTTTTGTAAAAAAGCTCTCCTTGAGAGAGCCTTTTACTAATATATTGCTTCTTGCTTAATTATTTTGTTATACGCAACAATAACTTTACTCCATTTTTCAAATTTATTTTTTACAACTTCTAATGTAAGTCTTTCCTCAGACAATGCAATTAAGTGGAAAAGAACAAATCCAGCTGTGTCAGCCCAGTGAATATTATATCCTTTTAAATTGAAGTTGAAAAATGTTTCTGTTAATTTATCTTTTATTGCTTTTGCTGAATAGTCAGGAGATTGATAATCTACATTGATAAGTTCTTCTCCCCAGATATTAGAAGATAATTGCCACCTGTACATAGACTTCTGCTCTATTTTTATAACATAGTAATCTTTTTCCTGCCAATCAGTGAATCTAACTTCAAATTCTTTCATTATAGCCATAAT
This genomic window contains:
- the btuR gene encoding cob(I)alamin adenosyltransferase/cobinamide ATP-dependent adenosyltransferase, whose amino-acid sequence is MKRYTQVYTGNGKGKTTAALGLAVRALGNGYHVYIGQFMKGQEYGELRTFAKLDNIIIERFGTENCIISKEHVQQIDIEKAKAGLKRAKEALVCGDYELVILDEICVAHFFGLVTEDEILALIELKPENVELVLTGRYAPQRIIDCADLVTEMKEIKHYYNIGVMARDGIER
- a CDS encoding tripartite ATP-independent periplasmic transporter; amino-acid sequence: MLKKLDDFLENIENIILIITGIAVCLLIFIGAMMRYIFKIDFYGSEEIILFISFWLYFTGSAVAAKKNSHIDANMLSIFIKNQKTLQIFSLIKNLIALFIAVIVTFWCYKYVSWSADMGAASNVFKLPNIIGQIPIFISFFIWDIYLIRDVINNFKNLKTFSS
- a CDS encoding bacterial extracellular solute-binding protein produces the protein MKFKNAVSIFLTGFFILGSLTYAKDAGNFKPVVLKFANQHPSDSTASNADREICEEINKATEGRVKVELYTDSSLGDYTSIFEETMMGTIDMAHITAVETYDPKMSGAMLPYLGSNYEELEKAYAPDNYLFKTVSESAKKLGLHSFGFYCEGFSGIGVTKEIKDPAIPGKEKDVIVRIPGLDNFALPAKELGFRTSTIAYSDTYTSMQTGTVNGWVGGPPNLNYLYFRDVIKYYYHYQMTQEATQIFMNENKFNSLLPEDQVAITKIIQNKCKESLVLAKTDEEKYMKLMEDTGIKVIKFSDEEKANFAKTIREKVWPKLTKHTSKKFMDNLLKSME
- a CDS encoding TRAP transporter permease protein, which translates into the protein MIIAVALIILLIMLIIGMPIPLAFLASAGSICFLGDYDPSFLMVYGYNKINSILLLTIPLFVLAGSIMDNGGIGEKLIGTVEKRVGKVKGSLGIVAVVSCAVFGAVSGSSSATLSCIGSIMTPRLKRNGYPEGLIGALLASSGVLGILIPPSMLMILYAWSSGQSVLACFLATVLPGILLIILISLVNCWYAKKNPNIKVYDKVVENINTNKNFKKKNDSAVPALLMPVIILGSIYCGILTATEAAALSVIYAVPVGAFYYKKIDKITFKTALIQAGETAGVIMAMLFSVMILSRLYVSENLPNMILQFLTSISEKKVIILIMINLFMIILGMIMDDCSATILAAPILLPVIIALGVSPIHFAAILGVNIGMGNVTPPTAPLLYLAGRISKAEVKEMLGPDIALICFAWFPTLILTTYIPAFGLFLPKLFGYI
- a CDS encoding putative transcriptional regulator: MDEKIGALLKRIRKQHKTTLQELAFKSGLSISYLSLLERGLNSPTIESLNKICQCLGITLTDLLLNLNAEKLLVEKKDRRIIFDNKGVRYETITEGNRHMKGTAMIVSDKVLHISESHIADEIGYMVQGVLELNLKGVIYEMHPGDTIYIPANTKHSFKKLSDDDSISIWVYHNVALENLPSAFK